The Legionella cincinnatiensis genome includes a region encoding these proteins:
- a CDS encoding MFS transporter: MLMSLEKNNTKPVLVYPIVVISLAACFLFYKYVLQIFPSIITAPLMRQFHLTGAGLGNLAATFYYSYTVTQLFVGFLLDKYSVRRFTSSAIFCCALGVLLFSSAETLSIAVIARALMGVGVAFATVSYMKLAADWFSPQKYAFVSGLLATAAMAGAVFGQAPLAWFIDHFGWRQCLFSVGVSGVILSCLFFVVVRDRPDSLKMTTTKTPISVQDLLRVLKSKQNWLLTLYSGLAFSPVAVFGGLWGNPFLEEAYHLSKTQSASLLSLVFVGLGLGSPILGMLSDRLGNRRYVMLFSTLASTAALISVLYCQTLSTATLSVLLFIFGFGLGAFMLVFAMGKEINSAALTATVIAMINTSDALFDALTEPLIGKLLDMGWNGHIVNGVHQFSLSSYHMALSLLPVYLIVGSLLLLWVKEPAQESLRR; encoded by the coding sequence ATGTTAATGTCTTTAGAAAAGAACAATACAAAGCCTGTTTTAGTCTACCCCATTGTTGTTATCAGCTTAGCTGCATGCTTTCTTTTTTATAAATATGTGTTGCAAATTTTTCCCAGCATCATCACTGCACCTTTAATGAGGCAATTTCATTTGACAGGCGCAGGACTAGGAAACTTAGCTGCCACTTTTTATTATTCTTATACGGTGACTCAATTATTTGTTGGTTTCCTGCTCGATAAATATAGTGTTCGCCGCTTTACCTCAAGCGCAATTTTTTGCTGCGCCTTAGGGGTGCTTTTATTTTCAAGCGCAGAAACCTTATCTATAGCGGTTATAGCTCGTGCATTAATGGGAGTTGGGGTTGCCTTTGCGACGGTCTCTTATATGAAACTCGCAGCAGACTGGTTTTCTCCCCAAAAATATGCCTTCGTGAGCGGACTTTTAGCCACAGCGGCCATGGCTGGTGCGGTTTTTGGTCAAGCTCCTTTGGCATGGTTTATTGATCACTTTGGGTGGCGTCAATGCTTATTCAGTGTAGGAGTTTCTGGAGTTATCCTCTCTTGTTTGTTTTTTGTAGTGGTACGCGATCGCCCAGACTCTTTAAAAATGACAACCACCAAAACACCAATTTCAGTTCAAGATCTACTTCGGGTACTTAAGAGCAAACAAAATTGGCTGCTAACTTTATACAGTGGGCTTGCTTTCTCACCTGTTGCGGTATTTGGTGGGCTTTGGGGAAACCCATTCTTAGAAGAAGCGTATCACTTAAGTAAAACTCAATCAGCCTCTCTGTTGTCACTCGTTTTTGTAGGCTTAGGTCTAGGAAGCCCTATCCTGGGAATGTTATCCGATCGTTTAGGTAATCGACGTTATGTCATGTTGTTTAGTACCTTAGCCTCAACTGCAGCCCTAATATCAGTTCTATATTGCCAGACATTATCCACTGCAACTTTAAGTGTACTCTTATTTATATTTGGTTTTGGGCTTGGCGCGTTTATGTTGGTTTTTGCCATGGGAAAAGAAATAAACTCTGCAGCATTGACAGCGACTGTTATTGCTATGATAAATACCAGTGATGCTCTTTTTGATGCCCTGACAGAGCCTCTTATCGGAAAATTATTGGATATGGGATGGAATGGCCATATCGTTAATGGTGTCCACCAATTTTCTCTCTCTAGCTATCACATGGCTCTATCACTATTGCCCGTTTATTTAATAGTAGGTTCTCTTTTGTTGCTTTGGGTTAAAGAGCCTGCTCAAGAAAGTCTTAGGAGATAA